The following proteins are co-located in the Megalobrama amblycephala isolate DHTTF-2021 linkage group LG12, ASM1881202v1, whole genome shotgun sequence genome:
- the snap29 gene encoding synaptosomal-associated protein 29, producing the protein MSAYPKSHNPFADDDDEEDSGRAAPRRGFNFDDDPEESSLSPAERRQRQLQQEVMRTAQSAVDSSHRSLGLIYESEKVGSETAEELIRQGEALKRTERMIDNMEQDMRTSQRHINTIKSVWGGMVNYFKGKPEPPKPAQKDQPVSYEANSRLQNALAESKQQEDKYQASHPNLRKLDTSGFGASASLDNGPPDQNGYPKNKQLRAAHQQLDTNLDEMSLGLGRLKNLGLGLQAEIDDQDVSLDSLLNKVDTMDGKISSTNRQLKNLK; encoded by the exons ATGTCTGCCTATCCCAAATCCCACAATCCTTtcgctgatgatgatgatgaagaggaCTCGGGGCGTGCAGCACCGAGAAGAGGCTTTAACTTCGACGATGATCCGGAGGAGAGTTCGCTGAGTCCGGCAGAGAGACGACAGAGACAGCTGCAGCAGGAAGTGATGCGTACAGCGCAGTCGGCCGTGGACAGCAGCCACCGCTCGCTCGGACTCATCTACGAATCGGAGAAGGTTGGATCCGAGACGGCAGAG GAACTGATTCGACAGGGTGAAGCTTTGAAAAGGACTGAGAGAATGATTGACAACATGGAGCAGGACATGAGGACGAGCCAGAGGCACATAAACACCATTAAGAGTGTGTGGGGAGGCATGGTCAACTATTTCAAAGGCAAACCTGAACCTCCCAAACCTGCACAGAAGGACCAGCCGGTGTCCTACGAGGCCAACAGCAG ATTACAGAATGCACTTGCGGAGAGCAAACAGCAGGAAGACAAATATCAAGCCAGCCATCCGAACCTCAGGAAACTGGACACATCTg GATTCGGAGCTTCTGCTTCCCTGGATAACGGGCCACCGGATCAGAACGGATATCCTAAGAACAAACAGCTGCGGGCCGCACATCAACAGCTGGACACCAACCTCG ATGAAATGTCGTTGGGTCTGGGCCGTCTGAAGAATCTGGGTCTGGGACTGCAGGCGGAGATCGACGACCAGGACGTTTCTCTGGACTCTTTGCTCAATAAGGTCGACACCATGGACGGGAAGATCAGCTCCACCAACCGGCAACTCAAAAACCTCAAATAG